The following DNA comes from Rhineura floridana isolate rRhiFlo1 chromosome 18, rRhiFlo1.hap2, whole genome shotgun sequence.
CCAGACAATTCGGAAGCGTAACAGAGCACAAGGCATcccagccaggtaaaaaccctCAAGGGTGCAAAgctgggctggtgaggggtggcgtcagacagagaggcctgggggccgCATGCAGGCCCTTGGGGGCCTGAGGTTCCATGTCCCTGATTATAAATCATATACATGGATATATATAGACGCACACTCTCGATCAGTCAAAAGcattgtgtaaaacagtttcagtAGTCATCCAGGATAACTCTTctttgtcttttgttttcaaaacaatatattattttcttttcaaaagggaAGGAAGGTGCTCCAAATCTCTAGTAGAGGAGAGCTCCACAGTCCCAGGAGAATCTTGGATTCGGCGTCACTCGGAAGACGGCGGGAAATGCTCCGGGACGTCAATGGCAAATCCTCAAGGTCATTTCTTTCTGTCAAACGAAAAGGACGGAGGTGATTACTTTGCTGCTGTTCCAAGTTATTACGACAaagtaaatattttatatataagGCTGGTACCAGGTCAGCTATCAACACTGCACAAGCGCAAATGTCAAATCAGGACACAgcttaaaagaaaaagggggggaagtagCAAGCCGCTAGACCTTATGGAGGACAGAGCAGCAGGCAAGGAGGGAGTCAAGTGGGACTTTGATTCCTGCTGAAGTTGTGAGCAGATTTATGTTCAAAAGGAAGTCTTCCTTGGCTTCCTTTTGTATGCTGTCTCCTTCattcatttgctttttttttaatgcatcttGCAAACACAAAGACGAGGTTAgatgcctcctccccccccccaaattaggaTCAGACAAAAATTATGGTGGTTAGCTATGAAGGCCATGCAGAGcctccacattcagaggcagtctacctctgaagaTTAGATGCCAAGGAAGATGTGAACCATGAGAGAATGGGGCAATgccacagggggttggactggatgggcttataggccccttccaattctacgattctatgattctatgattttatgaattaGGGCTCTGCCCAAACACTCCGGCTTTCCACTCTTGGGAACCAGTGCTAGATCAGATGGACCTTTGTTCCAATTGGGCAGGGGCTCTTCTTACTCCACAAGAGCCAAATGGACCCTCCAGGCTCAGAAACAGTCTACCTCTGAAGGTGCTTGGGACAGACAGCAGGAGAGGGTTGCTGGGCTTAATGCCCTGCtcgtgagcttcccataggcatcttggaTGGTCAGTGGCTGGGCTAAATAGATCTTTGGACTCCATACCGCCAGGAGAGTTTAATGGACCCTCCATACTCAGGGGCAGTATATTTCGGAAGACCCGATGCCAGGGAAAAACAATGCTATAGCCCCCAGGAAAGCCACAAAGCAAGGCAGCCAGCTGCACGCTGTTGGGAACAGGGCACTGGTCCAGGTGGCCTTTTGGCTTGACCCAGCAAGGATCCTTTTTTTAGCAGAGCATCAAGGGCAGGCGAGCCAAACCAGCAGTCGGGAACAGTGATGTGGGCAGCAGGTAAAAGCCTCTACCTTAACCTCAGtgactggaggccttcaagaggcagctgcacaccatctgtcgggaatgctttgatttggattcctgcactgagcagggggttggacttgatggccttatagggtccttccaactttactattctatgattctatgacctttgGTGGGTGCTTAAACCCAGGAGTGGATATAAGGATTCCAGTAGGGCCACTAGGGCCAGATCTCTGGGGACAGGTGAGTGGCCCCACAACCCCCCAGAGAGTCCTACCATAATAGGCAGCAGTCCCCCACTGACAACACATTGTTTTTTtccacccaagggccacattccctcctgagaAAGCTCCCAAGGGCCACGTGGCTGTGGTGGGcgtggccagaagcaaaagtgggcggagcaatgggtGCAAGCTTGACCTTTGTACGACAGGCTACTTGCTACGCACCCGCCTCTCAATCCAGGCCAGCGACAGGCCTGGCCAGAGCTCAAGGcctgcatcccagccaggcacaaacattcaaggagggtgcaaagcagagccagtgaggggtgtggtctgtggAGAGTTCAGGGGGCCaggcagagaagcctggagggctgcacttGCCCCCTCCCCAGGGGCCTGAGGCTCTCCATATCCGAGCGAGGTCTACCACATCCGCCAGCGGACGGCCTTGGCGAAATCCGGCTCGGCACTCACCAGCGGCTCGAGTTCCTTGGTGTCGATGAGGCCGAACGCCTTCACGAAATAGTAGAAGTGCTTGTAGCAGGTGTTGACGTGGGCTTCCGAGCCCATCTGGGCGATCCGGTCGAAGTGGTGGATGTAGACGTGGACGAAGACCCGGAAAAGCCGGGAGAGGATCTTTTTGACGGCCTGGAGGAAGTTCTTGGGGAACGGGGTCCCtgaaaggaaaacacacacaccccgcatgCGAATGAGGCCGCCAGTTACGGCAGACGGTGGACCCCTCTGCCGCGTCCCCCGTATGCCGGATTTGGCCGGGACAGGCTGCATCTGACACAGGGCTTTGTCAGCCCAAGAAACCCAGCACTCTTGTCGTTTCGGAGAGTCTTTTCATAAGCTGCTTACAAGAGCCTCTCAGGGCTGCAAAGCAGGATATGTCAGtattcaaaataaaaagaaaaacacaatctAGAGAAGTGGAAGGAACCAACACagattttgcacacacacacacacactaggtcTACCATAGCCTCCCTCCCATGGAAACAGAAGTCACAAAACAGAACCCTAGATTTGGAGAGGGTATCCTTAGAGGTCATCCAGTCTAACCCCGTTTGACGCAGGAAATTCTAAGCCACGGCAACCCCAACAGATGACTATCCAAACTCTGCTTGAAGTGAGGGAGAGTCCACCTACCCAACTAGGTCGTTTCCTGCATTGTCAAGCCACTCTGACTCTCTAACATGTCTCTCCTAATGTTCCTCTGAAATCTACCCTCCTGCATCATAAGCCCGTTCGATCTGCAGCAAAGGACAAAGCCTTTGCCCTCTCTCCTGGGTGATGGCCCTCCAGGGATCTGTAGAGAGCTATCATATTCACCCTTGgggttctcttctccaggctaaacatatccaCTTTAcaggaacaaaggaaactgccttactgtgttgcctgcactgaccggcagtggctctccggggtctcaggcaggggacattccctacctggaaatgctgaggattgaacctaggactttctaGGTGCCCTACcggtgagctacggccctttccctaaAGATAAagaaagattctagtcctcagggTCTTGAATAAACAACTGGTTTAAATAGGAACCGAGAAAGCtgacttataccaaatcagaccagtggctcatctagatcaatgttgtctacactgactggcagcagctctccagggtttcagacaggggacattcccagccctacctggaaataccgaggattgaccctgggaccttctgcctgcaaagcagggaTTCTACCACCATGTTTCCCGTAACTGTAAAGTAACTATACTTCCCATAACTATGAAGTCCTTCCCATAGCTATAAaacaagattctagtcctcatggttctgcatAAAGGATTGATTTAAGACAAGGATGtctgagggccacagattccccattcctgatttaaGAGGAAGCtaccaatcccaccccatatatacggacTCCcttgtaaatgttgcaagacgtcaccctaagagtcggaaacgactcgcactataagtgcggggacacctttacctttttaccataTACCAAGCCAGATTATGGGTTCATCTAgttcatctgcactggctggcagtggctctccaggatttcagagagatttcccagccctacctagagatgccatcaggagttgaacctgggaccttctaatgCGAAGCAGCTGCTGTAACTACTGTACTATGGCCCTTCTTTCAACCATTCCCATAGGACTTTCCCCTCATAGTGCAGACCATCTACATCACCTTCTTCTGAACCCCTTCCAATTCGTCTACATGCTTCTTAAAAATATGATGCCCAGAACTGGGCTACAGTTCAGGGTCTGACTAGTGCAGGATAAAATGGAATGATTCATCTTCCCATGGTTTGGAAACGTATGGTTCTATCGATGCAGCCTAGAATGGCgttagccttttttgcagctgcagcaCACCACTGCCTCACGTTCAGTTTGCAACCGACTGCAACATTCTCACAAAATCCCCAAAGGCCTCCCATCCAACTCACCGACATTAGTCGGGAACAGGTCCTCATTGTTGATCTGCACCTCAATCCAGTCCATCAGCAGGTTCATATATTTGGGGGCAGAGAGGGCCGTGGGTTTGCGATATTTCTCGTCCTGCCATCGATACTCGTACTTTGGGCCGCCGGACATGACCGGGCAGGACTGCTCCGTGCAGCAGTCGCTGATGGTCCCGTAGATGAGGTTGATGCGGTTGAAGAAGTCTACCACGTGGACGGCCACCCAATCGTTCAAGTCCTCGCCGGGCGGCAGCTGAACAGCCAGCTTCAAATCTAACCCCGCGTTGAGCGACGCCTGGGCCTTCTTGTGGAGCTCAAAGCGCTGTGTCCCGGGTTCGAATTTCCGCTTGGGGCGGAACGTTCGATCCTTGTTGAAAACTTGCTTCAGAGGGTTAGCCATTTCCTGCTCGACTCCCAAAGTTTTTGATAACTGGAGATCCACCACCACTACAGGGCGACTGTTCCGTAGCCTTTTAAATCGTCACGGTGTTCTGCTGGCGTTCCAGATGCCTTCCAATCTGCAGCGCAACAGATACATAGTAAAGCTTAAAAGAGAGGTCCAACAttaagagccctgatggatcaggccaaacggggcccatctagtccagctctcACAGCAGCCAAGCAGATTGCCCCAAGCAGGACACAAGCACAACAGcaggattctagtcctcatgggttCTGAATCAAGGGTTGAAAcagaaacatgggaagctgcctcaaACGGTCGGGTCCGTttggctcagtaatgtctacactgactggcagcagctcttccaggGTTTCCCTACCTATCCTATGCCATTgcagattgcacctgggaccttctacgtgcaaggcagatgctctaccgttgaactacggcccttccctttAGACACGCAGTTGTCTTTATTAGCGTTTCTGGTATTGCGAAATTGCTTTGAGGCGCTTCCTAGGAACTTCTCCCGGAACgaacgaaataaataaaaaataaataaaccatcacCAGACCATGAGCTTCAGATGTCTTCACAACAAGACAGATGCATCATTAAGGGAAGCTGCAAACGGAAACCTGCaggggggggaggaagtgagAGCAGACCCCTCCCCAAaagcagagggagaaaaatggCGCAAGGTCTGATTACTAAGAAGCGAGTCAAGGCCTTGCTTTAAACCACATCCTGTGCACAAAACACACATGTCAGTTCTGGTAAAAAAGCAGGAACTGCACAAGAGAGTCTGCCCAACCCGCAGAAAGAAACAGCCCCAAACCGCCTTGCCAAAAAGACAAAACAGAGAAAGATCTTATTTCAAAGGTTTATTTCAAACCCAGTGAAGTgagcagggttgtttttttttgaaTAAGCCAAGCGCTgtggctggatcagacccaaaggCTCATCTCAGCCAACATCCTGTTTCTAATGGGGGTTGGCCAGAGGCCACTGGACAGCCCCTGAACACAGCTTGTCCATGGCATCTGCTAATTCAGAGGTAGACTACCCCTGCATGGGGAGGTTCTGCCTCCTTGGCACACTTCAGGGCCTTACCCACAAAGcttttagagggcag
Coding sequences within:
- the MOB3A gene encoding MOB kinase activator 3A translates to MANPLKQVFNKDRTFRPKRKFEPGTQRFELHKKAQASLNAGLDLKLAVQLPPGEDLNDWVAVHVVDFFNRINLIYGTISDCCTEQSCPVMSGGPKYEYRWQDEKYRKPTALSAPKYMNLLMDWIEVQINNEDLFPTNVGTPFPKNFLQAVKKILSRLFRVFVHVYIHHFDRIAQMGSEAHVNTCYKHFYYFVKAFGLIDTKELEPLKEMTLRICH